In Synechococcus sp. Nb3U1, one DNA window encodes the following:
- a CDS encoding adenylate/guanylate cyclase domain-containing protein produces MRFPNLNRAGISLLLGITSGLLWGGVYSWASRDAEGAHLLLWADANLYGQFFLWRGPQEPHPDVVILAIDETSQNLADLFTVEELEAHPTLSQMTRSPWPRAVFAAVLEQLGSAGARRVAFDVIFDQASVYGPEDDRIFAEVIGQYAQQTLFAVSRSEEVQILPGGSRSVRVDLTPLWPDYAAQNPRLGLVNFPLSSNRQVLTLPGAMDLDAERLPFAMAAIDPATPREALGINYRGPQGTYPTFPLWYLFEPSFWQFNLANGAVFQDKIVLIGDTTQLGQDLWNTPWDSLMPGVEIHANAVGTLLAGNGIRPLPWGWGSLLILVSGVGMGLSLGFCRGVLPKMGLTFAWGGLGLAGAYGAFLLGWNLPVTGLLAAGSLAGLADTTLQGVEERRNRLRLGRILQRRVAPAVLAEILRQPESFAETLGGQLRSVAILFSDIRGFTPLAAGMAATNLVALLNRYFAAMVEPILAEQGTIDKFIGDAIMAEFGTPLFRDAATEALAAVRAALGMRQALEQLRAELQQEGYPLFHHGIGIHFGEVVAGNLGSPQRLEYTVIGDAVNVAARLESLTQSLGRDILISEAVYQLVRDRVQVEDLGSHVLKGKAEPLHLYAVQGLLRPSDASGYKPGYKSNGVG; encoded by the coding sequence ATGCGCTTCCCTAACTTGAATCGAGCTGGGATCAGCCTGCTGTTGGGGATCACCAGTGGGCTCCTCTGGGGCGGCGTGTACAGTTGGGCCAGTCGGGATGCTGAGGGTGCCCATCTTCTGCTGTGGGCGGATGCTAACCTGTATGGCCAATTTTTTCTCTGGCGGGGGCCCCAGGAGCCGCATCCAGACGTGGTGATCTTGGCGATTGACGAAACCTCCCAGAATTTAGCAGATCTGTTTACCGTCGAAGAGCTGGAAGCGCACCCAACCCTCTCCCAAATGACCCGCTCCCCCTGGCCCCGTGCGGTCTTTGCTGCCGTTCTGGAACAACTGGGATCCGCAGGTGCTAGGAGGGTGGCCTTTGACGTGATTTTCGACCAGGCCAGTGTCTATGGTCCGGAAGATGATCGGATCTTTGCCGAGGTGATTGGCCAGTATGCCCAGCAGACCCTTTTTGCCGTCAGCCGTTCGGAAGAGGTGCAGATCCTGCCGGGGGGATCCCGCAGTGTGCGGGTGGATCTCACCCCCCTTTGGCCAGACTATGCTGCCCAGAATCCTCGTCTGGGGCTGGTCAATTTCCCCCTCAGTTCCAATCGCCAGGTTTTGACCTTGCCGGGGGCGATGGATCTGGATGCGGAACGGTTGCCTTTTGCCATGGCGGCCATAGACCCAGCGACTCCGCGAGAAGCTTTGGGCATCAACTACCGTGGCCCGCAAGGCACTTACCCGACTTTTCCCCTTTGGTACCTGTTCGAACCCAGCTTCTGGCAGTTCAATTTGGCCAATGGCGCGGTGTTTCAGGACAAGATTGTGCTGATCGGGGATACCACCCAACTGGGGCAGGATCTGTGGAATACTCCCTGGGATTCCCTCATGCCGGGGGTAGAGATTCATGCCAATGCGGTGGGCACGTTGCTGGCGGGAAACGGAATCCGTCCTTTGCCTTGGGGTTGGGGATCCCTGTTGATCCTGGTTTCAGGGGTGGGGATGGGCCTGAGCCTGGGGTTTTGCCGGGGGGTTTTGCCCAAAATGGGCCTGACCTTCGCCTGGGGGGGGTTAGGGTTGGCGGGCGCCTATGGGGCGTTTTTGCTGGGGTGGAACTTGCCGGTAACCGGGCTGTTGGCGGCGGGATCCCTAGCAGGACTGGCGGATACGACTCTACAGGGGGTAGAGGAGCGGCGCAACCGTCTGCGCTTGGGGCGCATTTTGCAACGGCGGGTGGCCCCGGCAGTCTTGGCGGAAATTTTGCGGCAGCCGGAGTCGTTTGCCGAAACGTTGGGTGGACAACTGCGCTCGGTGGCGATTTTGTTCTCGGACATTCGCGGCTTTACCCCGTTGGCGGCGGGCATGGCAGCCACGAACCTGGTAGCGCTGCTGAACCGCTACTTTGCCGCGATGGTGGAGCCAATTCTGGCCGAACAGGGCACCATCGACAAGTTCATCGGCGATGCAATCATGGCGGAGTTTGGTACCCCCCTATTTCGGGATGCGGCCACAGAAGCCTTAGCGGCGGTGCGGGCGGCATTGGGGATGCGGCAGGCTCTTGAGCAATTGCGAGCCGAACTGCAACAGGAGGGCTATCCCCTCTTTCACCACGGCATCGGCATCCATTTCGGGGAGGTGGTGGCGGGCAATTTGGGATCCCCCCAACGGCTGGAATACACCGTGATCGGGGATGCAGTGAATGTGGCGGCGCGCCTCGAAAGTCTGACCCAATCCTTGGGCCGGGATATCCTCATCTCCGAGGCCGTTTACCAACTGGTGCGCGATCGGGTGCAGGTGGAAGATTTGGGATCCCATGTCCTGAAGGGGAAAGCAGAACCGCTCCATCTCTACGCTGTCCAAGGACTGCTGCGACCATCCGACGCCTCTGGATACAAACCTGGATACAAATCGAATGGGGTAGGCTAG
- a CDS encoding gluconokinase, translating to MSIQILVISGVSGSGKTTVGSLLAQDLDWVFVDADDFHTPENIEKMRQGIPLTDADRQSWLLHLGDLIQTQIQENRPTVLACSALKEHYRQLLRRGVSHKDPETMGWVYLYGSPEQIEARLRQRQHPFMNPSLLASQLAALEAPQDPATLQLEISATPQALAQHIRQHYRL from the coding sequence GTGTCCATACAAATTCTCGTGATCAGCGGCGTCTCCGGTTCTGGGAAAACCACCGTTGGATCCCTGTTGGCACAGGATTTGGACTGGGTCTTCGTCGATGCCGATGACTTTCATACACCGGAAAACATTGAAAAAATGCGGCAAGGGATCCCTTTAACCGATGCCGATCGGCAAAGCTGGTTACTCCATTTGGGAGACCTGATCCAAACCCAAATCCAGGAAAATCGCCCGACAGTGTTGGCCTGTTCCGCCTTGAAGGAGCACTACCGCCAGCTTCTACGAAGAGGGGTGAGCCACAAGGATCCAGAAACGATGGGCTGGGTCTATCTATACGGCAGCCCCGAGCAAATCGAGGCCCGTTTGCGGCAGCGGCAGCACCCTTTTATGAACCCCAGCCTCTTGGCTAGCCAGTTGGCCGCCCTAGAAGCCCCTCAAGATCCAGCCACTCTACAATTGGAGATCAGCGCCACCCCCCAAGCCTTGGCCCAGCATATCCGGCAGCATTACCGCCTCTAG
- a CDS encoding alpha/beta fold hydrolase: MGGTNTVEIREQRIQVGELDWFFRSVDPNRGNDRAAQGAERHPPPVLLLHGLVSQSYGWLPLLKALGEQGFRALAPDWIGSGFSAKPERWQFDYRPQTLQKALAEWIEAQALERFSLVVQGFLGSVGLQYALKNPERIERLIILNTPIGQGAKLPWSIRAFGIPLVGDMLTQDPLLVDRTLETGGIYQVKDKDLDVYRRPFLTTSASGRALLATVQNLSLPQVMRELEAGFSAWERPTLIAWGMQDRWLPFELVTALCQRIPKAQVVKLEQVGHYPQHDWPEKVQEAVLPFLRKLIV; the protein is encoded by the coding sequence ATGGGGGGCACAAACACAGTGGAGATTCGGGAGCAACGCATCCAAGTAGGGGAGCTGGACTGGTTCTTTCGCTCGGTGGATCCTAACCGGGGCAACGATCGTGCTGCGCAGGGAGCGGAGCGTCATCCACCGCCGGTACTGCTGCTACACGGGCTAGTCTCTCAAAGCTACGGCTGGTTGCCCCTTTTGAAAGCCTTGGGAGAACAGGGGTTTCGCGCCTTGGCCCCCGATTGGATTGGCTCAGGGTTTTCCGCCAAACCGGAACGCTGGCAGTTCGACTACCGCCCGCAAACCTTACAGAAGGCCCTAGCAGAGTGGATAGAAGCTCAAGCCCTAGAGCGCTTCTCGTTGGTGGTACAGGGCTTTCTCGGCTCCGTCGGGCTACAGTACGCCCTAAAAAACCCAGAGCGGATCGAACGTCTGATTATTCTCAATACCCCAATTGGCCAGGGGGCCAAGTTACCCTGGTCGATTCGGGCCTTCGGGATCCCGTTAGTGGGGGATATGCTCACCCAGGATCCGCTGTTGGTGGATCGCACCCTGGAAACCGGCGGCATTTACCAGGTGAAAGACAAAGATCTGGACGTGTATCGGCGCCCTTTTTTAACCACTTCCGCCAGTGGACGCGCCCTCTTGGCAACGGTGCAAAACCTCAGTCTGCCGCAGGTGATGCGGGAGTTGGAGGCGGGATTCTCAGCCTGGGAACGCCCCACCTTGATCGCTTGGGGAATGCAGGATCGCTGGTTGCCGTTCGAGCTGGTCACGGCCTTGTGCCAACGGATCCCGAAAGCGCAGGTGGTAAAGCTAGAGCAAGTGGGCCATTACCCGCAGCACGACTGGCCAGAAAAGGTGCAGGAGGCGGTACTTCCGTTTTTGCGTAAGCTGATTGTTTAA
- a CDS encoding FecR domain-containing protein, whose protein sequence is MNTMLLGLALGLGMLGLGGIPLQAQPLTRAQVIEIPEAPVFWAQPPVPEAAATVGTQVQTGGYLRTQRPGKAQVRLHDGVMFRLGGDALLEITDGDLNLQQGQIIAWADPGTPGSRRRIQTPLATAAIRSSTVFIEQMETGSRIFSWAGEVEIYPAEGGDPVILAAGEELVLKPDMTQLPTPQKMSRADLEARFAQSDLLNGFESAMSTLDTIREELLSP, encoded by the coding sequence ATGAATACAATGTTACTAGGATTGGCTTTAGGCCTAGGGATGCTTGGGTTGGGGGGTATTCCTCTACAGGCCCAGCCCCTGACCCGTGCGCAGGTAATCGAAATTCCAGAAGCGCCGGTGTTTTGGGCGCAACCCCCTGTCCCCGAAGCTGCCGCCACGGTGGGCACTCAGGTGCAAACAGGAGGCTATCTGCGTACCCAACGTCCTGGCAAAGCTCAGGTGCGGCTCCACGATGGGGTCATGTTTCGCCTGGGGGGAGATGCCCTTTTGGAGATTACGGATGGCGATTTGAACTTGCAACAGGGCCAGATCATCGCCTGGGCCGATCCGGGTACGCCGGGATCCCGGCGCCGCATTCAAACCCCCCTAGCCACTGCGGCTATCCGGAGCTCGACGGTCTTTATCGAACAGATGGAAACGGGATCCCGAATTTTCAGTTGGGCGGGGGAAGTAGAAATTTACCCAGCTGAGGGAGGGGATCCCGTCATCTTAGCGGCGGGGGAAGAACTGGTGCTCAAACCCGATATGACCCAGTTGCCCACCCCCCAAAAAATGTCCCGTGCCGACCTGGAGGCGCGCTTTGCCCAGAGCGACCTGCTCAACGGGTTTGAGTCGGCAATGAGCACTCTGGATACCATTCGGGAAGAGTTGCTATCTCCGTAG